The sequence CTATGGCTATACCATCATCAATGACGTGACGGCCAGAGATCTCCAAAAGGCCCATGTGCAGTGGTTTAAAGGAAAGAGCTTGGATACTTTCTGCCCGATGGGTCCGACTGTCATGATCGGCGACTGGCCGGTTCCGTTTACGATTTATACAAAAGTCAATGGAGAGCTTCGCCAGGAAGGAAATACACAGGATCTGATTTTCTCCATTCCAAGACTTATCGCTGAATTATCAGAAGGAATGACCCTCCTGCCAGGAGACGTTATCGCAACCGGCACTCCGCAGGGCGTAGGAATGGGATTCAATCCACCTAAATTCCTTAAAAAGGGAGATACCATAGAAATAACAATCGACCCCATCGGAACCTTAAAAAACACCGTAAAATAAAGAAAAACTGATGCCAGAATCATTAAAATGGCATCAGTTTTTTATTTACATAATTTTGGGACCAATCGTTTAATGTTCTCCCTTTTTGATTCTTGAGAAGAACAGCCTGCATCCAAGCAGCAATTGTATGACACCAGCGGCTATATATACCTCCCGGATGCTTCCGGTCATGGAGACAAAAGACGCCAGTATCGGTCCTATCATATTCCCAAACTGCTGCGCCGTATTTGATAGTCCAAAAACGCGTCCTCTAAATGACGAAGGTGTATATTTCACCAGTGCAGCGTTAAGGGAAGGATTAACCCCAATGACAAAACAACCCACCAGGAACTGGCAAATACCGAATCCGATAATTGAACTCGGAATCGACTGTGCAATCGTAATCACACCGGCAAAGGAGAGCGTAATGAACATGGCCTCATAGTATCCGCGGCTTTGGCCGAACTTACCCCAAAGAGCTGTAGTCAAAGCGCCTGCCAGTCCGCCGCTGCTCATAATAAATCCTGAAACAAGCTCCACATCGCTGCTGTCCCCCATTAACTTGCTGACCCATAAAGAGGTGACAGGCTGTATCATCAGGATTGTTACCTGAAGCAGGAACAAAATTGCAAGCAATTCCCTTAAATGATCATTCTTCAATGCATATGATATGTCATCTTTTATTGATGTCTTTTCTCTGACAGTACTTTCCTCTCCCTTTAAAGCAGGTTCATGGACAAAGAATATAACGGCCAGCGATACGATCCATAAGAATGCTGCTGAAACAAAAAAACTTCCTCTCATACCAATAAATTTGGACAAGGCACCGCCCAAAAGAGGACCGCAAATCCCCCCGATTACAAGGGATGTCTGCGCAGCCCCTAAAGTTACGCCTATTTCAGATGACTGGACACTGACAGAAATAATTGCCATTGCAGCTGCCACAAAACCATTGGCAAATCCCTGGAAAGCTCTTGCTGCCAGAAGATGATATTCGTTTTGGCATAAACCGCAGAAAAGATAAGAAAATCCGAGCAGGATTCCTGCACGAACCGCCATTTTCTTCTTGCCACTTGTATCTGCCAATTTCCCCCAGATCGGACCCATGAGAGCTGCGACAAAAAAGCATGACGAAAATACCAGCCCTGTCCAAAGAGTCAGCTGCTCTTCCGGAACTCCCAGCTCGGAAAGGTATAGAGGAAGAAAAGGTATCACCATGGTATATCCTGCTGACACCAGAAACATACTAATAATTAATACAATTACGTTCCGTTTGAATTTCACTCTCTCCAAACTCCTCTAGAATTAAATTTTATTTTCTGGCGGACACCTCATCCATCCATGAAATTGCATCATCCATCATATTTGTCGTCACAAAGTGGCCTAATAATGGATATGTAATTCTTTTTGACGTATGGTTTACCTGCATTAAATTCTCATAGAAATGCGCCTGCGCCCTGGGATCTATCGAGATGTCGCTTTCCCCGTTTGTCATTAAAATCGGGATATCAGCCAGCTGCTTCAGATGATTAACCGGCGATCTGGCATCAACCACATCTTCCAATACCCAGTTCTTACCTACGCTGACCCCGAATCTTGCCTGGATAAACAGATGCGTAAGCCCCCAGTCACCCGAACCGTTAAATGAAACGACCCCTCTTACTTTATCAGGATATTCGCAGGCAATGCCTAAAACAGTCATGCCTCCCATTGAGTGTCCCATGATAAACGGAGCTATCTTCTCTTTGCCCGTAATAAATTCATAAAGGGAATTGTACTCTTCTATATTATTGAAAATAGTATTCCAAAATATGGGATAATCTTCTACAACATAATAATCTTCCAATGGATCCCTTTCGCCATGATGAAGAGCTTCTGGCAGGTACACCGTATATCCATTGACCGCCAGCAAAGCTGCGCGGGACATCTGTGCCAGAGCACTGCTGCTCCAGCCATGATAAAAGATGACGGGGCCCTTTTCTTCTCTTATAGGATGCACTACATGCACGGGAATTTTTCCAATATATATCTTCTCAGAGTCTAGTTGCATGATCATTTCCTTTTTTCAACTCAGGATAAAAACGATCCGTCCATTTCCAGCGATTATGGAGCCAGAACCATTCTTCCGGATACTTCCGTATCCATTCTTCCAGCCTTATATTGATCTTGTCCGTCACATTCTGTATGGCTTCCTTCTTATCAAGTCCTGCATCAGCCTCTATAGGATCCCCTATCACGATTGTATAGTGGAACGGTCCATCCTTGTGAATAAGTGCAGTCATGACAGGAAGTTTGCAAAGAAGAGAAAAATGGGCAGGTCCGGTCGGTGTCAGCGTCTTCTGGCCCATAAAATCAGATAATATTCCTGTATCACCAGGATCCTGATCACATAAGAGGCCGATGAAGTAACCCTGTTTCAGGCGGCGGAGCA is a genomic window of Veillonellaceae bacterium containing:
- a CDS encoding alpha/beta fold hydrolase: MIMQLDSEKIYIGKIPVHVVHPIREEKGPVIFYHGWSSSALAQMSRAALLAVNGYTVYLPEALHHGERDPLEDYYVVEDYPIFWNTIFNNIEEYNSLYEFITGKEKIAPFIMGHSMGGMTVLGIACEYPDKVRGVVSFNGSGDWGLTHLFIQARFGVSVGKNWVLEDVVDARSPVNHLKQLADIPILMTNGESDISIDPRAQAHFYENLMQVNHTSKRITYPLLGHFVTTNMMDDAISWMDEVSARK
- a CDS encoding MFS transporter, which produces MKFKRNVIVLIISMFLVSAGYTMVIPFLPLYLSELGVPEEQLTLWTGLVFSSCFFVAALMGPIWGKLADTSGKKKMAVRAGILLGFSYLFCGLCQNEYHLLAARAFQGFANGFVAAAMAIISVSVQSSEIGVTLGAAQTSLVIGGICGPLLGGALSKFIGMRGSFFVSAAFLWIVSLAVIFFVHEPALKGEESTVREKTSIKDDISYALKNDHLRELLAILFLLQVTILMIQPVTSLWVSKLMGDSSDVELVSGFIMSSGGLAGALTTALWGKFGQSRGYYEAMFITLSFAGVITIAQSIPSSIIGFGICQFLVGCFVIGVNPSLNAALVKYTPSSFRGRVFGLSNTAQQFGNMIGPILASFVSMTGSIREVYIAAGVIQLLLGCRLFFSRIKKGEH